In Carassius carassius chromosome 27, fCarCar2.1, whole genome shotgun sequence, the sequence ACATATAAAGCCTAGTAACTGCACACATGGTGcaactgtactgtatgttttttgcTGGAGTACTTGCGCTCTTCTTATGTATTTCTAAATTTACTCTGTAATTTTCTTTGTCACCCACAATACAAGGCCTGTAAATACATTGCCAGCAttgaatatttcatttatatgcaatgttttatttatgttgGATGTTAATATGAAAACACAGATTTAAGGATCATTACTTGGGCATTTTGTTAAATTAATCTTAATGGCTTTGCCCTGTGGCAACTGCAATTATCTTGTGATGACAGTGAAAAGCACATTTTTCTCAAAGTGTGACTCTTGAAGCCCTTTTCAGAAATAATCTTAGACCAAACATGCAACATttcataaatgaggcccctggagACCTATGAAGATCCTGTTCTACAGTTAATGACTAGGATAATGTATACTTTCTTTCTTTAATACTTCAAATAtaagtattaaaaaataatagaaagaaTGTATTTTAATCCAATAGTTACAAACTAGTGCTTCTTAAATATATATCTTTACCAGACCCATCTGTTTTGTCCAGTATACAAACGTTTTTTTCAAGATTCCCAAAATcagttaataaaactgttaacagtTCTGTATTAAATTGTATTCTAACAGAAGGATGACAGATACACAAAAGGAGTCATAAATATTGCTGGAGTGACTATATATGATTTGAATTAAGATAAAACAACTCTTTGATTTTGAGGCCTAAAGACTAAAGTCATTTACATGGGACATGACATAAAAATGTTCAAGTTTGCAAGTTGAATTTTCTTTGGTTTTATTATGGAGAGAATTTTCACTTTTACAAGTATTTAATAATGCATCTGTAATAAGTCAGACAGATATGGAAATTTATAGAATCTTAAtaaataacagacacacacagtcaccaCACATTGATCTGTTATCACAGACTGCTAAACCAACAGTGCTTCAGATGCTAAAACATGTAGGGTTAATATTTGTCTTGTAATCGTGACATTGCTCAAAACCTGATGTTAAATCTGATTTGTTGTGAAGATGACAACAAATCTTAAAATAAGCTTAAGTAACATCATtggtgcaaaattaaaaaaaaagagaagaacaaagaaaaagaaaaaacaacattcGGATCTAGTCTCCTGGACAAAACTGATCTATGCCTAAATCCATTAGTCAAAGACTAGGTTTAGATAAAAGGGGGGGACCAACTTCTGTTCCATGCATGACATTtactaaaaaaaactttacaaagtCTTTcagttaaaagtaaaataaaacaaataaaaccttGTTTTCAAATGGTCTGTTACATTTAGAATCTAGATGAATAATGCTACTCTGCTAGGGCTTGTTTTGTAGTATAGACTAGACTTTATCTCTTGCTAAAGAAATCCTTAGCTCAAATATGACATTACCGTAATTGAAATAACACCTTacccaaaatgtaaatatttataaacaagaatgtaatttatgtaaaatgACTACcaaatacatacatgtatatctgCTATATCAAATATGTAAATGGTATAACAGAAAGAATGAATGTTCAACAAAAACTGTACAACAATATTTACACTTTTTCCCTGACATTTAGACCATTAAAATCCACAGGTTTCTCAATATCAGCAGGCCACATGATCATACAGTGTTCATAATACCACAAAATAGCAGAAAATTTAAAGAATATTAGTTCTGAGGCTTAAATTTGCCAGATGATTTATTTGGCTACAGCATGATATATGCTGACCATACTGTACACATTTGTCTTCAGTGGTGAAGACATAAAAGATCAGAGAAATTAAAGAAGCAAGTATTTCattcataaaacaaaaaagatttttatCGTATATTTTGGAATTTTTCTCTGAGATTCTTGACAACACTGTGTTGACTAGATTCAGCCTTTTTCCCAGAATCAAGTGCATTTTTAACAGCATTGTCTAATTGTTCGCTATAGGATGAAGCTTTCTCTGTATTTTTGCACCTTTCAATCTTAGGTAAGTGTTCTGCCTTAGATCCTCCATCTTCCCTCAAACGGTATTCCTCTGACTCCTGATATGCCCGACAGCGGTCAATGACAGCCTTGATTGAGATCTTCTCTCGAGATGTTGGTGAACGAATTAGGACGTAGCTGTCATCCGTTACATCTGTTGTGATTTCCTGTTTCTTGCACTCTTGTGTTGACTGGTCCATCTCTACTGGTGGTGTAACCTCAGGTACTTTCTCAACCACAATTATATTCTTCTCATTTGGAAGAGTAGCTTGAGCGGAGATATAGAAGCCACTGCTGGCATTTTTATTCTGAAGACCACTCAAGTACAAACTACCCAATTTTTGGTCCAGAGAACCTGCACGCTGGGTCCGAGTCAGCAATTCTCCTGGTTCTCCAGTTCCTGGATAAAACTTGTAAACTGAGGAGTCTGTGGAGCAGTTAGAGGTGACTAAGCGGCTAGAAGAGCAGCTAGAACGTCTTCTTGAACTGCCTTCAAACATCCTTTCTTCCACAGAATGACTTCGGCCTACTGGTGGCAGAGCAGATGAGCTTCCGAGGTGTGCATATTTTGAGCAAAGTTCACGGACATCCGGCCAATTGAAGCTCTCAGGTGGTGGACTAAGAGGACTCCTGGAATGGGACAGGTGTGGGGACAAAACCTTTGGGCTACTGACAGAATTAGAAGTGTGGTCTGGGCTGGGAGTCATAACCTGGGTCTTCTGATCTCCATCGTAATCAGGCTGATCATATGGAGCCACAAAGAGCATCAAGTCTGCTTTAACTGTTAATCACAAAATAGCAAATGTAAGTGGAGCAGATAATTTGATGttattatatacaaaatataaaaaatgtaatctcACGAAGAATTTCTGcaccttattttatttcaaaactgACACAAAACTGACAAGCTGTtagtgaatagataagatccctcaagttgcaaagactaaagtatcaAACCCAAAGAaattttctttataaaagttaagtcaaCTACGCCCTactaaaacacctcgtttaaacacgccaaCATTCTAAGTAATGATGTTGGAAGATTTAACACCactcaaatgttcacgcaaagaaagaaggtgtcaCTTTGATTATCGCTGTAGTAGATACGttgttttgccttccaaaagaggacataactagaaatcagtggttaagttgtattaccAACTGTTCCAGAatagttcaaaccaaatattcagatgtgtgcagtgcattttatggatgactgtttcctgatcctggaagagaagactacaatgctggttgttctgactcacagtctgtaagtacgtttacatatttaaaggatttgccactgataatTCAAacttgagttttgagcagtgagtAGCActagttgtttgtcatttctctgatcacaaatgcagacatggttttatgtttacacagcgcaATGCACAACAAtacgtaaaaacacagtataaatcattataatccataatcatgtccccactggatgcaacaaatggcgtttgtaatgggttttattgtttttggcaTGTTGCACTCGTGTTCTGATcgggacacggcatcacagtatggtgaggggcgtaacatttacGTCACACAAGTGAGGCATTCAGCCaaacacaatgcactggatagctggccaattagagcacacctcacttttcagaacaatgagctttgtaaaaatgacgcgtttcagaaaggcggggcatagaggggAAACAATAATGGACAGTATGTGtgaccttaaaccgcataaacacatttcattacaccaaatacataaaataatgttctttttagcaacatcatattacccctttaaagTTTTATCAGCCATCTCACAGTTTCTTATACTGTAGTTGGCACCACTGAGGCATTGAACACTAACTTGTCGCAATCCAGTCAATCAATGTTGAAATATGTTTCGTTAtggaagtaaaattagtttaaaatgcTGTTTCATACGATGGaaattttttttggatgaacaTATAATAGTGAAATAGCATCCATCTTACCTTTGGCCTCTTTCTCTGGCTTTTCTTCCACCACCGAAAGCAGGTTCCTCTTGGCCAACCATATATCTCCTGACTCCTGACTCCTCTGTCTCAACATTGGCTGTGTGCACTTGACGCGTTGACTGAATTTCCTTGCAAGTTGGAAAACTTTGTTTTGGGACGAATCTGTGTCTTCTGCTGACTGAGCTCTTGTGTCTTTATCATCTTCAGTTTCTGCTCTCAACTGGATAACTCGGGGAGCGAGAGCTCTAAGGGTTCTATCTTCAACATCCCATTGTCTGGGTCTGATGGCATCATATTCACTGGCTGCATGGTTTTCCTTCTCCTTAAAAGCTAATGGTGTAGAGGACTCCTCTCTGATAGTGCTCAGATCTGAATCTTCAAACATAATCAGTCCATCTCTGCCTTTGGATTCTGTCTTTCTTCTCTGGTTTGGATCCTTCCTGGAAATGCTAGGACTGTTCCCTTTAAAATAAGGAATTTCTCTGGGCCTCAGTGCTTTGAGGTCCCCTTGACATCTAGTGACCTCTTTTTCCATATCTTGCCAGACTTTAATCATTTCAGAGGAGGGACGGAAAACCTCTTCCTCATGACTCCCATTTATCGACAGAGGTTTAATGGAACCATCTACATTAGAGTCAAACATGTCTATGTTTCTGTCATGCCTAGAGAAATCTGTGGAAGCGGTGATAACAGGTTGTTCCAGGGTAGCTGGATTTGTATTGGTCTCTGACAGAGCCGATGTAACCAAAAGAGATTCTGTGAGTGAGTTATGAGCTGTAACAGGTCCAGATGTACTGGTGGTCTTCTCTAGAGCAAGGCCTTTATCTTTAGGAATGCTGTTTAAACGACTAACTGAATTTCTAACAAGCCCACTTGGAATGTAAGTGAGGCTCTCTCTACGCTTTAGGCTAAATGTAGCATCCTGGTGTTCTGCATTCTCATAGTAGCTCCTAATCTTGTCAATGAGTAGTTGTTCTTGTCTGGAAAGCACAGAATCCCTTCTTTTGTAGATGCTTCGATCCGAGTCAAAGAGACTTTCCTCCCCTGATGATCCGATCATGAAGTCTACTGATGCAAGGACTTCCTGGGTCAGTGGAACTCCATGTGATTCGGAGCAGGTGCTAGCATGTTGGCTACCATGGGCATCTCCTAGACTTAGAGTGCTCCCGGTCCTGATGGGAAGACGTGGAGATACGCAACCGAGGGGGCGCATTTCCTCTGTGCTGATGCTACTACGCCGTGCACTACACACAAAGTGTTCAGCAATGGCACTGGCCTTATCAAGCACAGATGAGGGTAGGATGCTATTGGAGTCTGGTTTCTCTTCtacatcctcctcttcctctgaaGAATCACCAGGTGTGTCTTCCTGCTGTAACAGAGATGAGGCCTCTTCTTTAGAACCTTTCTGATCATCTTTGACTCTTGCAGACTCCAGATCCTGAATATTTGGGACCTGTTTGTCAATCTCTTTGGACTCTGGATCACAAAACACATCTGGCTTCAATTTCTCAGTGGAACCCCAGCAAGAGGTTATTTCCAGGTTTTGTGATTTGTCCTTGAGTGTAAAAAGGGGAAATCAAGATACAGTTAAAAGCTAATTTTATTGATCTCTGGATTTGTTTCAAATACAGCTTGGGTATTGCCAACCAGCTCAAGATACAAAACACATGTCAAAGTTGAAACAATCAGTAAGTAGAATTTTAGTCCTAGGTGTAAAGTACTAATTCTAATACAATTTTGCTAACATCAATGAaactattttaattaaacaactaACCTGTTCTGAGATATATTTTCCATCCTTGAGATATGCCTCCACCTGTTCAACTGATGGGCTATTTTCTCCTTTAAAATTGTTCCCAATGTCCTCACAACCCCCTTCCTCCTAACATAaaaacatgttgttttttttaaggatttttgaCAAAACAATTAACtttcaataaatatttacagtgttaATAGGCAATACAAGTATCAAACAGTAAAACAATTATTCAGACATCAATATTAAGTTAAAGTTAGAGTCATTAGAAAGCCCAGATGAAATTTTTCCATGCTGATTTTGGGAAGATAATGTGTattcttatatattatatataacagtaAAAACACAAAAGGTGGAGAATATGTAGAACTTTTTGAATGATGTGCAAATCTGGAGCTTTCTGAGTAATTCTGTGCACACAGCTTCCATCTGGGCTTGGTCATTAGTTCAGAACTACTTTCAAAATAACAGATCTTAATAGTATGTTAATGCAGTGAATAGAACAACCGCTATTACATGCACATCTTGGTTGACTTAAAATCACCattgaacatttgaaaaattTTATGAAAACTGGGGTACGATATGAAAGTGAGTGTTCATCATGTCCTAACCAGACACAACGTAATGTAGCGACATGCAATAAAAGGTATCTCATCCATTTTAAAGATTTTTCCCCCCCTAaccattttttttcactttcttttgACTTTTTCATTTGAgagccacgcacacacacaaatctcaCAGAACCTGAATTAATACTCCTCATGTATTAAATCCCTTAATTCCCTCGCATTGGTCGTAATATAGTCAAGGAACGTGTTCTTTAGCTGTACATTCCTTAGTTGCAGTGCATTATTCTGTAAAAATTATAGTGCTGGCAAACAGAGAGAACATTTCTGACTGTGTCACATCACACCCCATTTACATGTTGAGTCTGCATAGACAAATTATTGCTAGACTCTTGTCATATCAAGCATGGTTAGAGGAGGCTCCAGgaaattttaaatgtgtcaatAAATGACTGCTTTTCAATAAAGCTATTAATACTGATTAGAatgcaaaaaaaaggaaaaaaactgtaacaatatatgtatatattttaaacatttatcattAACAATCATAACCATTCAGCAAACTGACATTCAGCAATACAGTGAGAAAATTAATGAAGTACTATATATGCTTTATGTGTTGAAACTAGTTTGTTTAGTTCTAGCATTGTTTGAAGCTCTACAAAGTTAACTTCTGCTTATGCCGTGTGAGCTGTTAGTGAATTGAGGCATTCTGTGAGAGCACATGCAACATGGGGGGAGGTTTGGCAGACATGCAGGTCATgttgcaggtcaggctggggtaTGACAGAATCCCCTTGGTGGCAGGGAACCTCACCATTGTGAAGTCCATGGAAAGCAAAGCTCGGGCTCTATAGTGCCAGCAGGAAATGGCAGCCAACATTGAACTGGCAAAGTCAGCTACCTGGTTGTCCTCTATTAGAATATCGTCAGAGTCACTTCCCTCCCCTTCTGCTTCATCTCCATTCTCCTGCATCAGTCTGGCCTTTAGAGACGGTGATGCACGGATGGGTTCCTCATAATCACTGGGAATCAGGGCTTCAGGAGAGTATTCGTCTTGTGCAACAGGCTTCTCAGCTGAAGACTTGCATAAACCAAGAGAGCTATCGCTTGCAGTGGCTTGTAAAGGCCACCCGTCAGCGGCCAATGCCCCCTCACTGTCAGAATGCTGGGGCATGAAGTCACAAAGATTTCTTCTTATGAGGTATAAGGAAATGACCCAAACCAAGAAAAAAAGAATATCTCCTTTTGGGTAAAAAGGTGTCCTACTTCGCACAAGCTGTTCTTTGACATCACTCTAAAAACTACATTTTACTTTGATTCATCTACTTAAGTAAGTTTTTAACAAATTTACTTTTTGAAGTAGGTTCAATGTTGGGTACATCTCAATCGAGTACAAATTTAGCATTTTGAAAAAAGGCACATTCACATAAAGATCGATAATGTTCTTTTAACACTTTAAAGCAGGCTTAAATTCTGATTGGTCATCACATTCTGAAGGTTATTCCATTGACATCGTTCCTCATTGTTATTGTTCCCCTTTTTCATAGAATTTcatagaataaaatattaaaactacttTAGGTATTGTAATAGTTATTGTCCTTGGTATGAACAGACATTGGCCAACTGTTCACTCCATGTTCCAATATTTTGACACCATTCCTCACGCATGTACAGAGAATCATCCTTTAGGCCATACATGTAACTGACTTCACCATGATCACTTTATCATCATCTTGCTTGCCCTTATCAGATACTTACTATCTGGCAACTCACTGAGTAGTTTTTTAATTGGAAAATTTTTACTTTTACCTAGTCATTATAAACATTATTACTTTTACTACTTCTTGagagttttaatttatttgtcagTTTTTGTACTTTTACACATCTTGTGGACCACAAAGTAAACAACACATCTAACTGAATTCGAAATGTTCCTTTGGTTGATTTAATGGCTTCTTACCTTTAGTATTACTGAAGAATTCACCCAGACATCAGCCAGATAAAAGAAAGAGAATATTAGTAAATTTGAAGGCATTTTTTAATCAACAGTGTTTATAACATTActtcttttctatttttcttaTTACCAAAATATTAGCACATTTGTGAAATTAGCCATACTTTGCAGAATTCCTGAATTTCAATTTAGCAGAATATACTTGTAACATTCTCAAATAATGCTAGATAACATGgatttttttaggttttaatatttttgtattttttttttagacactTGAGTGCCACATTCATTcaaaatagagagagagacaaagtgaAAACAGACATTCAGATTTTGTGggttatttttttcagttgagcATTCTGATTAAATGAAAgttcaaaatacaatttaaatgttttactacACAAGAAAAATAGACACATTTTTCACTAGTGTCTGTTAGGACTGTATCATTATTACATGCCAGCATCTAACACTTatgaactttttatttaaatataggaAAATATCTTTCCCTTAAGTTAAAACAGAATGGACACAAGGAGATTTACCTTCAGTGTTCTTTAGGATCTCTTTAGATGGTTCTGTTGGAAGATGAAGTAGAAGGCCAACTTTGTAAAATTGGAGGGTATAAATTAAAAGATAAGTTAAGACCAAGACTTAGACTGGGAACCTACCTGACTGTCTCCGGCCTTGTCTAGTGTTAGAAATCTCCTCTGACTGACAAGACGCAGACTTTTTGAGCCTCTCAGGACTATACTTATATTTTTTGtctgaaaaaaacaaagaagACAAAAGTTGTCCGTCAAAATAGGcccatgccatttttttttatagtataaaGAGAAAAACGATATGAAATGATGTTCATGATTGGtaagaaatatttacaaatagaATCCATCTCCAAGATTGCTTCCTTTGCCTAAAAGAGAAACACCAAATAATTATCTgtgcaaaataattttacatattttaaatacaaaaccatgtttttttgtttttttgtttttgaattcacTGCATACCTTTTGTGGTATCACAGCCTGATGGTTCTCTAGAATAAGCCGTTTAATATGATGAGcccataattttttttcctccacCGTCTTAGCCTAGTGAAAATAAGATACTGCATTTAAGAAGTTGTAGAATCACAAAAACAataggaaaataatatattttaaaataattattcactCAGACCCATACATATGCTTAcaaggagggggaaaaaatcatacTTTGACAGCTCATTATGAGCATGAGCTTTTAAGATCCAACTAGATCAGACTACCTGCTCCATTTTTACTTTGATAACTGAAGTAGTAAATGCTAaaaagtgctaaaaagttttaatCCATTTTTAATCCATTTTTAAGTCACAATGAGAGAATCTCAAGAGGATCTACGCAGCTGATGGGGAGAGCCAAAAAGCGCTTTAACAGAAAATTATTAGGCATCCATATCCATAATCTCAAAAAATACAGTTGAAAAGatgaaaaatatcaataaattgaAACTGTTTTTgagtgtacaacccgaattccggaaaagttgggacgttttttaaattttaataaaatgaaaactaaaggaatttcaaatcacatgagccaatattttattcacaatagaacatagataacgtagcaaatgtttaaactgagaaattttacaattttatccacttaattagctcatttaaaatttaatgcctgctacaggtctcaaaaaagttggcacgggggcaacaaatggctaaaaaagcaagcagttttgaaaagattcagctgggagaacatctagtgattaattaagttaattgatatcaggtctgtaacatgattagctataaaagctttgtcttagagaagcagagtctctcagaagtaaagatgggcagaggctctccaatctgtgaaagactgcgtaaagaaattgtggaaaaccttaaaaacaatgttcctcaacgtcaaattgcaaaggctttgcaaatctcatcatctacagtgcataacatcatcaaaagattcagagaaactggagaaatctctgtgcgtaagggacaaggccggagacctttattggatgccagtggtcttcgggctctcagacgacactgcatcactcattggcatgattgtgtcaatgacattactaaatgggcccaggaatactttcagaaaccactgtcggtaaacacaatccgccgtgccatcagcagatgccaactaaagctctatcatgcaaaaaggaagccatatgtgaacatggtccagaagcgccgtcgtgtcctgtgggccaaggctcatttaaaatggactatttcaaagtggaatagtgttttatggtcagacgagtccaaatgtgacattcttgttggaaatcacggacgccgtgtcctccgggctaaagaggagggagaccttccagcatgttatcagcgttcagttcaaaagccagcatctctgatggtatgggggtgcataagtgcatacggtatgggcagcttgcatgttttggaaggctctgtgaatgctgaaaggtatataaaggttttagagcaacatatgcttccctccaaacaacgtctatttcagggaaggccttgtttatttcagcaggacaatgcaaaaccacatactgcagctataacaacagcatggcttcgtcgtagaagagtccgggtgctaacctggcctgcctgcagtccagatctttcacctatagagaacatttggcgcatcattaaacgaaaaatacgtcaaagacgaccacgaactcttcagcagctggaaatctatataaggcaagaatgggaccaaattccaacagcaaaactccagcaactcatagcctcaatgcccagacgtcttcaaactgttttgaaaagaaaaggagatgctacaccatggtaaacatgccccgtcccaactattttgagacctgtagcagaaatcaaaattgaaatgagctcattttgtgcataaaattgtaaactttctcagtttaaacatttgctatgttatctatgttctattttgaataaaatattggctcatgtgatttgaaagtgttttagttttcattttattaaaatttaaaaaacgtcccaacttttccggaattcgggttgtatataaatcTGAGT encodes:
- the LOC132107091 gene encoding pleckstrin homology domain-containing family G member 3, producing the protein MPEKSHRTAHDVPMGEESPRLSSASVGSNDRASTATLSDCSDFTEVQRPISVVSNISSGSGSSREDVLLSGIPSAGVPIEDNVDQELTAAADPDETQGTSLTQATTLFLQQNSSNTVSSNNNSSSISKSFSPFAANTMAPNPELTYLDRVVMEIIETERMYVRDLRSIVEDYLAHIIDTGDLPIKPEQVCALFGNIEDIYEFNSELLQSLDMCDNDPVAIARCFVIKHEYFDIYTQYCTNYPNSVAALTECMRNKTLAMFFRERQATLKRTLPLGSYLLKPVQRILKYHLLLQEIAKHFDPEEEGYEVVEEAIYTMTGVAWYINDMKRKHEHAVRLQEVQSLLINWKGPDLTTYGELVLEGTFRVQRAKNERTLFLFDRILLITKRRGEHYVYKTHISCSTLMLIESAKDSLCFSVTHYKHPKQPHSVQAKTVEEKKLWAHHIKRLILENHQAVIPQKAKEAILEMDSIYKKYKYSPERLKKSASCQSEEISNTRQGRRQSEPSKEILKNTEGKSPCEGGCEDIGNNFKGENSPSVEQVEAYLKDGKYISEQDKSQNLEITSCWGSTEKLKPDVFCDPESKEIDKQVPNIQDLESARVKDDQKGSKEEASSLLQQEDTPGDSSEEEEDVEEKPDSNSILPSSVLDKASAIAEHFVCSARRSSISTEEMRPLGCVSPRLPIRTGSTLSLGDAHGSQHASTCSESHGVPLTQEVLASVDFMIGSSGEESLFDSDRSIYKRRDSVLSRQEQLLIDKIRSYYENAEHQDATFSLKRRESLTYIPSGLVRNSVSRLNSIPKDKGLALEKTTSTSGPVTAHNSLTESLLVTSALSETNTNPATLEQPVITASTDFSRHDRNIDMFDSNVDGSIKPLSINGSHEEEVFRPSSEMIKVWQDMEKEVTRCQGDLKALRPREIPYFKGNSPSISRKDPNQRRKTESKGRDGLIMFEDSDLSTIREESSTPLAFKEKENHAASEYDAIRPRQWDVEDRTLRALAPRVIQLRAETEDDKDTRAQSAEDTDSSQNKVFQLARKFSQRVKCTQPMLRQRSQESGDIWLAKRNLLSVVEEKPEKEAKVKADLMLFVAPYDQPDYDGDQKTQVMTPSPDHTSNSVSSPKVLSPHLSHSRSPLSPPPESFNWPDVRELCSKYAHLGSSSALPPVGRSHSVEERMFEGSSRRRSSCSSSRLVTSNCSTDSSVYKFYPGTGEPGELLTRTQRAGSLDQKLGSLYLSGLQNKNASSGFYISAQATLPNEKNIIVVEKVPEVTPPVEMDQSTQECKKQEITTDVTDDSYVLIRSPTSREKISIKAVIDRCRAYQESEEYRLREDGGSKAEHLPKIERCKNTEKASSYSEQLDNAVKNALDSGKKAESSQHSVVKNLREKFQNIR